The nucleotide window TTCTTTAATACAAAAATGTTGTATTTCTGCTTCTTGTTCAGCTTTTGATAATTCTTGCAAATCAGCTACAGAAATTCTTATCTGTATATCGGCACTAATTACCTGTAAAGGTTGCCCATCTACGGAAGTAAAGCTAGTACGTAATACTTCATGACGGCGCATAATTTCGTTTATGCTTTGCTCTAACACTCCTACATTCAACTCACCCACAAGGTGAATTTTTGCAGGCATATTGTAAATACCACTATCAGGGTTTAGCTGTTCTAATAACCATAATCTTGCTTGGGCAAAAGATAAAGGTAAATTCCCATCACGGGGAACAGGTGTAATTGCATAAACACCCTGAAGACTGGCTTCTTGAATATCTTTAGCTAGTTCTGCAATAGTCGGAAATTCAAATAAACGCTGAAGTGATGTATCCATCCCAAAGGTTTTACGAATACGAGAAATAACTTGGGTTGCTAATAAAGAATGTCCACCTAATTCAAAGAAATTGTCATAAATACCAACTTGGGAAACACCCAAAACTTGAGTCCAAATTCCTGCTAATACTTCTTCGACTGGATGACGAGGAGCAACAAAAGTAATTGCTAATTCTGAGTTATTATTTTCTGGTGCGGGTAAGGCGCGGCGGTTTACCTTACCGTTAGGAGTTAAAGGTAAAGAATCTAAGATGACAAAAGCACTGGGTATCATGTACTCAGGTAGCTGGCGACGTAAATACTGACGTAGTTCATCATTAGAAACATTTTCAGCAACTAAATAAGCAACTAAACGCTGTCCTGATACATCTTCTCGCGCCATCACTACACATTGACGGACTAAGGGATGTTGTTCTAATACCGCTTCAATTTCGCCCAATTCAATGCGAAAACCTCGCAGTTTAATTTGATAATCAATGCGTCCTAAATATTCAACTTCTCCATTAGTAAGATAACGGGCTAAGTCACCAGTTTTGTAGAGTAATGTGGTTGAATTAAATGGGTTAGGAATGAATTTTTCTTTAGTTAACTCTGGCTGATTAAAATAACCCCTTGCTAAACCTGCGCCGCCAATATAAAGTTCGCCAGCAACGCCTACAGGGAGAGGTTGCAAATTTTTATCTAAAATATAAATTTGAGTATTAGCTATAGGTCGCCCAATAGAAACTTTAGTTTCATGCTGATCTACTTGATGAATAGTAGACCAAATAGTGGTTTCTGTAGGCCCGTATAAATTCCAGACAATACTCGCCCTTTGATTTAACTGTAATGCTAAATTTTCGGGTAAAGCTTCACCACCACAGAGAATTTTTAGTTGGTGATTTCCTTCCCAGCCTGCATCTAATAACATTCGCCAAGTTGCAGGAGTTGCTTGCATAACTGTGACAGCAGAATTGTTTAATTGTTGTAATAATTCTGTGCCGTTTGTTGCAACTTCTCGACCGACTAAAATTAATTTAGCTCCGGTTGTTAATGGCAGGAAGATTTCTAAAACCGCAATATCAAAAGATAAAGTAGTTACTGATAGCAATTCGTCTGTATTTTTTAACCGCAACTTTTGCTGTATCGCAATGAGGAAATTTACTACACTGCTATGAGTAATTTGTACACCTTTAGGTTTACCTGTAGAACCAGAAGTATAAATTATATAACTTAAAATGCTGGAATTAATATTAATTTCAACTGAATTTTGTTGAGATGTGGTGATGTTTTCCCAATCACTATCTAAACAAATAGCTTGAGCATGAGGTGGAAGAGTTTTTAATAAATCTTGTTGAGTTAATAATACTGAGATTTGGGAGTCTTCCAGCATGAACGCCAAACGTTCTGAAGGGAAACTAGGATCTAATGGGATGTATGCGCCACCAGCTTTAAGAGTTGCTAACAGAGCGATAATCATTTCTAAGCTTCGCTCTATACATATCCCCACTAATACCTCTGGTTTTACTCCCAGTTTTTGCAAATAGTGTGCGAGTTGATTCGCTTTGGTGTTCAGTTCCCTATATGTTAACTTTTCATTTTCAAATACTACCGCAATAGCATCAGGTGTTTTCTCTACCTGCGCTTCAAATAACTGATGAATACATTTGTCTTGTGGATAATCAACTTGTGTATTATTCCATTCTTCTAATAACTGATAACGCTCGGTAGCTGTTAGTAATGGCAATTCCATCAAACGTTGTTGAGGATTTGCTACCATACCTAATAGTAAGGTTTGCAAATGCCCTAACATCCGAGCGATCGCATCTTCGTTAAAGCGATGGCGATCATAAAAAATTTCTAGCAATAATTCTGTATCTACCTGTACTGAAATATTAAGTGGATAATGAGGATGAATAAAACTATTAATATTAGAAACTTGAATATTATCTATGGGTTGTAAGTATGAATTAATCGGGTAATTCTGAAAATTTAATATAGTTTCAAATAAAGGTTGTCCAGCCGTAATCTCACTACATTTCTGAATTTCTACTAATGGAGTGTATTCATATTTACGTACCTCATTTTGTTGTGTTTGTAATTGCTTTAGCCAAGGTATAAGCAATTCTTGAGGATTAATTTTCACTCTTACTGGCAAAGTGTTGATAAACACTCCAACCATTGATTCTACACCTGCTAATGTGGCGGGACGACCAGATACAACACCCCCAAACACAATATCATCCTCACCACTGTAACGGCTCAGAAGCATCGCCCATGCTCCCTGAACTATGGTATTTAGTGTTAATTGTTGTTGCCGAGCAAAAGACTGCAACGCGGCTGTTTCTGTATTTGATAAGCACAATATTTGTGTAGTATAATTTTTGCTTTCACCAACCTGTTTGCTAAAATTTTGGTCTATCCCCAAAGAAGAGACTGTGTTAAACCCTTGGAGATATTTTTTCCAAAAACTCTCTGATTTTGATAAATCTTGCTTTTGTATCCAAGCTATATAGTCTCGATAAGGACGTGGTTTCTGTAACCGTATATTTTTACCTTGGCTTAATGCTTGATAACAAGCAAATAATTCCTGAAGTAGTAAGGAAGAAGACCAACCATCTAAGAGTAAATGATGATGCGTCCAAATAAATTTGTATTGTTCTTTCGCTAATTGGAGTAACGTTAAACGCATCAGTGGTGCTTGAGAAATTTCAAAACCTTTTTCCCTTTCTCCCACTAAATGAGTTTCTATATTCTCTTGTTGTTCAATAAATTCTAATTGAGATAAATCTTGTTGCTGCCAAGGAAGTTGCACTTGTTTATGCACTACCTGCACAGGTTCTTTAATCCCTTCCCAAATAAAGGATGTGCGTAAGATTGAATATCTGTCAACTAATTGTTGCCATGCTTGTTGAAATAAGACAATATTTAAGTTTCCCTGTATATCACAACTTAACTGTTCAACGTAAACACCTGACTTTGGGGCATAAAGTGTGTGAAAAAGTATGCCCTGCTGCATCGGGGAGAGTGGATAAAATTCTTCGATACTTTTCATGTTTTTATAAAAATGTACCTTTTGTTGATACTTGTCAGAGAATTGTTGAACTTATTTTTTATAATTTTGTTGGGTCATCAATAACCGGAAACTCTAGTTTTAAATACGCCATTGACTTTATACCTATTTCTTGGAGAAATTCAGGTCTTAAAATATTGTTTTCTACCACGTTACCTTGGGCTGTATTATCTCCTTTATGGATAAAAACTTGATTACGGTAAAAATGTATCCCCACAATATGTTTATCAAAATAATTAGGAGTGTAACCTGGATGAATAAATTCTTGGTGGCTCAAGCAATCAACTAACCTTTTAAAGAAATTCATCATAGTTCTTTGGTCATATAAATCTAAGCTTCCACCATATTCAGCCCAGTGAGGAGCAACATCATTGCTACAAAATTTTGACCAATTATCGTAACTTGGTATATAAGATGTGTGGGTATCTTCTACGACATAAATACCGCCATCATTTAATTCGGGAAATAATATTTTAAAGGTTTTAATTACATGGTCATTACGATGGCTACCATCATCAATAATAATGTCAAATTTACCAGTTTCCGCAACAACTTTTTTCAGGAAAGCTTCGTCCTCTTGGCTGCCTTGAAATATTTTAATGCGGTCTTCTGCCAAAGCACTTTTATCTACAATATCTATCCCATAAATCATACTGTTAGGGAAATATTGCTTCCACATTCTCAAGGAATCGCCACCGGAATAGGGGTCATCATACCCACCTATACCAATTTCTAAAATTTTTAATTTTTTATGTTTCAGTGGGGCAAAATGCTCTTGATAACACTGACCGAATAAATGAGGATTCCATTTACTGCCATAAAGAGTCAGTAATTTTTTTAAATCATTCCTGTAGAGAAAGGACAAGATTTGATGCTGCAATTTTTGGAAAAAGTGGGTTGAATCTTTCGTTAGTAACATGATGACCGTTTCTCAATTATAGGGTTTGTAAGTCGTGAATTATTTAACTCGTCACTTGATTAATAGCTGCCAAAATATTGTCGATATCGTCTTGGTTCCATTGACTAGATTGAAATTCGGCAAAGTCTGAAGGTGTGTAATTTGGTACTGTAGAAGACTGATTGCCATTAACTAGAGAAAGTAAAGCAGTTTTAAAGTCTTGAGCTAAACTGGCAATTGTTTCTTGGCGATGGATATTTTGGCTATAAATCCAATCAATTTGGAGTTGTCCTTGAACTATCAAGGCATTAATTTCTATGAGATGGCTGCGCTGTGCGCGTAAACTACGAGACAAGCCACTAGATTTTGGTGCTTTTAATAAAGAAGAAGGAGGTAAAGTTTGCTCGTAGTTGCCAAGGTAGAGGAAAAGTATCTCTGCTTGTTGACGCGAGAAGCCTCCGGCTCGCTGGCGCGAACGCAATTTTTCCCTAATAATTTCATCACCACTCAAGTAACGTAAAACCCCATACCCCAAACCCTGATTTGGGAAACTGCGGAGTTGTTCTTTCACCTGCTTTAAAATTTCCCCAGTTTCTTCAGTCTCCCCAATCTCTAAAAGCACAGGGGCAATATTAGTAAACCAGCCTACTGTACGGGATAAATCAATATCATCAAAAATTACATCTCTGCCATTTCCCTCTAAGTCAACCAGTAGCGAACCTGTTCCCGTCCACTTGCTAAATGCTTGTGCTAAGGCTGCCAGTAACATATCATCTGTTTGCACTCGATAAGTTGCAGTAATCTCTTCTTGTAATGCTTGCGTTTCTTCACCACTCAAGGTAATAGAAATAGTCTCAGCAGAGGCTACAGTATTAACACCATCTGCATAATCTACTGGCAAAGGTGATACCCAATCACGTTGATCTGCTAACCAATAAACCTGTTCTCTTTGTAACTCAATTGATTGAGCGTACTCAGTTAACCGCAAAGCCCATTGCTTGAATGAAGTTGTCTTTGGCGGTAACTTAATAGCTTTTCCTTGGCTAAGTTGTTGGTATGCAGTCTCCAAATCTTCCAGCAAAATTCGCCAAGAACCAACATCAATCACCAAATGATGAACTGCTAACAGTATGCGGCTAGGTTGATGCGTTCCCAAATCAAAGAAAACAACCCGCACAATGGGGCCAGAAGTCAGATTTAGACTAGCTTGTATCTCTGTAGCAGATGTTGCAAACGCCTGTTCTTGCTCTTGTAGTGATAGTCCTGATAAATCTACTTGCTCAAATGGTACAACTTCATCAGGAATAGTATTTACCTGCTGCCAAACTGATGCTTCTGCGCGAAAACGTAGACGCAAAGCATCATGATGAATCAGTAAATGTTTAACCGCCGCTTGCAATAACATTGGGTCTAGAGATTGTTGCACCTCAAGCACTACTGTTTGATTCCAATGGTGTGAGTCAACTAAATTCTGCTCAAAAAACCAGTGCTGAATCGGTGTTAATGGCACTTCTCCTGTTACTAATCCCTGTTCGCTGAAAACTGTTTGCGTTTTGCTAGCTATTTCTGCTAATTGTGCAATAGTTGGGTATTCAAACAAATGCTGATTAGTAAATCGCAGTCCTGCTTTGTTGGCTCTAGCAGTAATCTGAATACTTAGGAGAGAATCACCGCCTAATTCTAAGAAGTTGTCTTCAATACCTACTTGTTCAATTCCTAAAATCTCTTGCCAGATGTGAGCAATAGTTTCTTCTATTTCGTTGCGGGGAGCAACATAACTATTTTGTAAGTATGGTATAGAGTGTAGTGCTGGTGAATCTGTTTGAGCAACAACTGCTGAAGGCTTAATCCACTGTTCAATTCTGGGTTGTAAGTCAGTCGTGGAGACAACTATTTGGTTGACTTTATTTAAAGATAAGATTCGTTTAAATACCTCAACTCCTTCATGATTACTCATGAAAAACTGGGTAGAAATTTCTGGTTTTGTTGCCAATTCTGTCACCAATTGACTAGTTAACCAGTTGTCCCAATTTACACTTATCCAAGGTGTAAAACTTGTTTGATTATGTTGATAAACAAAGGCATCAGTGAAGTGATGGGCTGCTGGATAAGCTGCCATTCCCAATGCTCCTAAAACAGATGATAAGGAAGATATCAAAACACAGAAATCAAGCTCTATTCCTTGTAATGCTGCTTCTAAAATATAAAGTCCATAACCGTTAGCTCTGAGTTGTTGTTCACATTCGCTTCTGGTGATTTCTTGAACTGTTCTAAATAGTTTAATTCCAGCAGCATGAATAACGCCATGTATCTCACCAAAACTGTCTACAGCCTGAGTAATTGCTGCTTGCATTTGACCTGCGTTAGCTACATCAGTACTGAGAGTTAAAATCTCTGCACCTAGTTGTTCTAATTCCTGTAATTTTCGGATTTTACTGCTGAATTTATCTTCTTCATCCTGTGTTGCTAACCAATCTTTCCATTCATCTTTGTTGGGGAAAGCTGAAGAACTAATTAGTATTAGTTTTGCTTTCACTGTTTGCGCTAAATATTCAGCAATTTCTAAACCAATACCACCTAAGCCACCAGTAATTAGATATACTCCTTCATGCCGCAGCTTGGGGGTGTTGTTATCTAGGCGTAGTGGTTGATAAGATAGCATCCAGCGATGATGTCCACGATAGGCGATCGCATTCTCACCACCGTAGGCGATCGCACTCTCATATTCATGATTATTCAACTCTGCTAGAAGTTGGTCTAACAGTTGGTTTTCTGCAAAAGTACCAGCCGCAGGAAGCACAATATCAATACTGCGACAAGTAATATTTCCATACTCTTGGGGAATGGTTTTACACATTCCTAAAACAGTTGCTTTCTCTGGACTTAATTTTTCTAAACCTGTCACATCATAGATATCGTTTGTCACAACTAATATGTCTACAGGTTGAGTAACATTGTGTTTACTCAAAGACTGCGCCAAAAATAACAAACTATAAAAACCTGTGTTTTGACAATTGTCAAAATACTCAATTTTTGATGTTGTTTGTTCAGTCTTTGTGATACTCCAAAGATGGAGAATTGCATCAGGAATTTGCCCAAAAAATTGCAACTCTTCAATTAAAGCATCATAATCATCAGGCTGGCGGGGATTAATACTATATTCGCGATCGCTCAGTTTGCTAAACTGCTCTCCCTGCCAGACTATAATAACCCTATTACCTTCACCAGCTAGACGTTTTGCTATTTTTGCACCTACTTCACAAGTATCTGCAAATACCAACACCTGTTTTTCCGATTTCACAGCCTGGGGTGCAATTGCTTGTTGCCAAACTGGTAGATAAAACCAGTCTGCTATATCAGGCTGTTTCTGTTTGACAGCAAAAGATTCACTAGGCTTTTTCTGAGGTTCTAGCCAATAACTTTGGCGCTCAAAAGGGTATGTCGGTAAGGGAAGGCGATAACGACGCTCAGAACCGTATAAGCTAGACCAATCTATTCCTACTCCCGACAACCAAAAACGACCAAGTGTATTTAGCAAGAATAAAACATCTGCTTGTTCTTCTTGGGGATGTCGTAACGAAGATAGTATCGGCTGTTGGTTTACTCCAGTTTGTTGTTTGACAAAGTTACACAAAGTCCGCCCCGGCCCTACTTCCAAAAAAATCCGGTTTGGCTGTTGCCACAACAAGCAAACACCATCTGCAAATTTCACAGTTTGGCGTAAATGATTTGCCCAGTAATTTGCATCAGTCGCTGCTTGTGCTGATATCCATGTTCCCGTGAGATTCGAGATGAAGGGAATTTGCGGTGAATTTAAAGGAATTTTCTTAACTTCGGCGATAAATGTCTGCAAAATCGGTTCCATCATCTGC belongs to Nostoc sp. NIES-3756 and includes:
- a CDS encoding non-ribosomal peptide synthetase, with product MKSIEEFYPLSPMQQGILFHTLYAPKSGVYVEQLSCDIQGNLNIVLFQQAWQQLVDRYSILRTSFIWEGIKEPVQVVHKQVQLPWQQQDLSQLEFIEQQENIETHLVGEREKGFEISQAPLMRLTLLQLAKEQYKFIWTHHHLLLDGWSSSLLLQELFACYQALSQGKNIRLQKPRPYRDYIAWIQKQDLSKSESFWKKYLQGFNTVSSLGIDQNFSKQVGESKNYTTQILCLSNTETAALQSFARQQQLTLNTIVQGAWAMLLSRYSGEDDIVFGGVVSGRPATLAGVESMVGVFINTLPVRVKINPQELLIPWLKQLQTQQNEVRKYEYTPLVEIQKCSEITAGQPLFETILNFQNYPINSYLQPIDNIQVSNINSFIHPHYPLNISVQVDTELLLEIFYDRHRFNEDAIARMLGHLQTLLLGMVANPQQRLMELPLLTATERYQLLEEWNNTQVDYPQDKCIHQLFEAQVEKTPDAIAVVFENEKLTYRELNTKANQLAHYLQKLGVKPEVLVGICIERSLEMIIALLATLKAGGAYIPLDPSFPSERLAFMLEDSQISVLLTQQDLLKTLPPHAQAICLDSDWENITTSQQNSVEININSSILSYIIYTSGSTGKPKGVQITHSSVVNFLIAIQQKLRLKNTDELLSVTTLSFDIAVLEIFLPLTTGAKLILVGREVATNGTELLQQLNNSAVTVMQATPATWRMLLDAGWEGNHQLKILCGGEALPENLALQLNQRASIVWNLYGPTETTIWSTIHQVDQHETKVSIGRPIANTQIYILDKNLQPLPVGVAGELYIGGAGLARGYFNQPELTKEKFIPNPFNSTTLLYKTGDLARYLTNGEVEYLGRIDYQIKLRGFRIELGEIEAVLEQHPLVRQCVVMAREDVSGQRLVAYLVAENVSNDELRQYLRRQLPEYMIPSAFVILDSLPLTPNGKVNRRALPAPENNNSELAITFVAPRHPVEEVLAGIWTQVLGVSQVGIYDNFFELGGHSLLATQVISRIRKTFGMDTSLQRLFEFPTIAELAKDIQEASLQGVYAITPVPRDGNLPLSFAQARLWLLEQLNPDSGIYNMPAKIHLVGELNVGVLEQSINEIMRRHEVLRTSFTSVDGQPLQVISADIQIRISVADLQELSKAEQEAEIQHFCIKESQLAFDFTQAPLLRCTLLQIGEQEYILLFTIHHIVFDGWSKSILIREIATLYTAFSARKPSPLPALSIQYADFAVWQRQHLQGERREVLLTYWKQQLANLPVLQLPTTRPCAEVKTKRGASYSFVIPATLSQQLQQLSRQAGVTLFMTLLASFNILLQRYSNQDDIVVGTDVANRNQAEIEQLIGFFVNLLVLRNNLSGNPTFLDLLQRVRTQTLAAYAHQDLPFDELVRELQPKRHLSNTVPLFQVLFVFQNTPISALALPGITLNLLEIEGRNTRFDLALFLTETEQGIEGTWQYNTDLFAPNTITQLTNHWQTLINSIVTQPQSRINTLEMLTEAEKAQQTMQQQERKAAKRQKFMSVAPKAVSLSVEELIKTDYLQAEQKFPLLIQPNSNEVDLISWTENNRDYLEAELSKHGAILFRDFHVKSVSEFENFAQTISLNLFAEYGDLPRTGEGGKVYGSTPYPADKAILFHNESSHLHCFPLKIWFYCVQPALEGGETPIVDCRKAYQLLSSQLREKLATKQLMYVRNFAKGLDVSWQNFFQTTDKKEVENYCHQAGMDFEWYDDNGLVTRQIRPALAVHPKTGEPVFFNQIQLHHISYLDTDVRESLLSIFGESKLPRNVYFGDGTPITEAEIGEINAVYQQAQISFPWQKDDIIMLDNMLAAHGRNPYIGQRKIVVAMAEMINSKNIKTP
- a CDS encoding class I SAM-dependent methyltransferase codes for the protein MLLTKDSTHFFQKLQHQILSFLYRNDLKKLLTLYGSKWNPHLFGQCYQEHFAPLKHKKLKILEIGIGGYDDPYSGGDSLRMWKQYFPNSMIYGIDIVDKSALAEDRIKIFQGSQEDEAFLKKVVAETGKFDIIIDDGSHRNDHVIKTFKILFPELNDGGIYVVEDTHTSYIPSYDNWSKFCSNDVAPHWAEYGGSLDLYDQRTMMNFFKRLVDCLSHQEFIHPGYTPNYFDKHIVGIHFYRNQVFIHKGDNTAQGNVVENNILRPEFLQEIGIKSMAYLKLEFPVIDDPTKL
- a CDS encoding type I polyketide synthase yields the protein MGGTQEYNSVEGIAIIGISGRFPGANNIEEFWQNLQAGIESIYQLADEDLLAAGIAPSCLDDSNYVKASGILKDIDLFDAAFFDVNPKEAEITDPQQRLFLECAWEALESAGYDSNRCENRIGVYAGAGFNNYLNFDLNTDHVGSSQCYQKLIGNDKDFLSTRVSYKLNLTGPSLTVQTACSTSLVAITLACQSLINYQCDMALAGGVSIRVPHKTGYLYQPGGTLSPDGHCRAFDAQAQGTTVGNGVGVVLLKRLEDAIAEGDHIYAVIKGWAINNDGSHKVGYTAPSVDGQAEAIAEAIMLAGIEPETISYVEAHGTGTTLGDPIEIAALTKVFRSSTYKKGFCAIGSVKTNIGHLDAAAGVTGLIKTVLALKHQQIPASLNFEQPNPQIDFANSPFYVNTKLTEWKPQLSPRRAGVSSLGMGGTNAHVVLEEAPVVGVQGEQLTPNPSQEGNKEQGRKYQLLVVSAKTESALETATDNLAQHLMQHPDLNLADVAYTLQVGRREFNHRRVLVCEDIQDAIATLQNRASQRIFTHYQEPSDRPITFMFPGQGSQYVNMGKELYETELIFRESVDRCCLILQPLLNLDLRTVIYPQSDTETAQEKLTQTSLAQPALFVIEYALAQLWMSWGILPSAMIGHSIGEYVAACLAGVMSLKDALTLVVVRGRLMQQLPSGSMLSISLSETEVKPLLNENLSLAGSNAPSSCVVSGTDAAIDELFEQLLAQGVECRRLHTSHAFHSQMMEPILQTFIAEVKKIPLNSPQIPFISNLTGTWISAQAATDANYWANHLRQTVKFADGVCLLWQQPNRIFLEVGPGRTLCNFVKQQTGVNQQPILSSLRHPQEEQADVLFLLNTLGRFWLSGVGIDWSSLYGSERRYRLPLPTYPFERQSYWLEPQKKPSESFAVKQKQPDIADWFYLPVWQQAIAPQAVKSEKQVLVFADTCEVGAKIAKRLAGEGNRVIIVWQGEQFSKLSDREYSINPRQPDDYDALIEELQFFGQIPDAILHLWSITKTEQTTSKIEYFDNCQNTGFYSLLFLAQSLSKHNVTQPVDILVVTNDIYDVTGLEKLSPEKATVLGMCKTIPQEYGNITCRSIDIVLPAAGTFAENQLLDQLLAELNNHEYESAIAYGGENAIAYRGHHRWMLSYQPLRLDNNTPKLRHEGVYLITGGLGGIGLEIAEYLAQTVKAKLILISSSAFPNKDEWKDWLATQDEEDKFSSKIRKLQELEQLGAEILTLSTDVANAGQMQAAITQAVDSFGEIHGVIHAAGIKLFRTVQEITRSECEQQLRANGYGLYILEAALQGIELDFCVLISSLSSVLGALGMAAYPAAHHFTDAFVYQHNQTSFTPWISVNWDNWLTSQLVTELATKPEISTQFFMSNHEGVEVFKRILSLNKVNQIVVSTTDLQPRIEQWIKPSAVVAQTDSPALHSIPYLQNSYVAPRNEIEETIAHIWQEILGIEQVGIEDNFLELGGDSLLSIQITARANKAGLRFTNQHLFEYPTIAQLAEIASKTQTVFSEQGLVTGEVPLTPIQHWFFEQNLVDSHHWNQTVVLEVQQSLDPMLLQAAVKHLLIHHDALRLRFRAEASVWQQVNTIPDEVVPFEQVDLSGLSLQEQEQAFATSATEIQASLNLTSGPIVRVVFFDLGTHQPSRILLAVHHLVIDVGSWRILLEDLETAYQQLSQGKAIKLPPKTTSFKQWALRLTEYAQSIELQREQVYWLADQRDWVSPLPVDYADGVNTVASAETISITLSGEETQALQEEITATYRVQTDDMLLAALAQAFSKWTGTGSLLVDLEGNGRDVIFDDIDLSRTVGWFTNIAPVLLEIGETEETGEILKQVKEQLRSFPNQGLGYGVLRYLSGDEIIREKLRSRQRAGGFSRQQAEILFLYLGNYEQTLPPSSLLKAPKSSGLSRSLRAQRSHLIEINALIVQGQLQIDWIYSQNIHRQETIASLAQDFKTALLSLVNGNQSSTVPNYTPSDFAEFQSSQWNQDDIDNILAAINQVTS